The following proteins are encoded in a genomic region of Bombus pyrosoma isolate SC7728 linkage group LG1, ASM1482585v1, whole genome shotgun sequence:
- the LOC122569995 gene encoding RNA polymerase II subunit A C-terminal domain phosphatase isoform X1, with the protein MGTIEITFPFGGQSGKLLKWRVRMDTMVSAGRVLFLYQNVIPGTEDSKGPEKKFRATRLGRVTKILAKEGDVVQPGQVVMTLEGCRHPTVMKDLCAECGVDLRVERIGKENESTKISQASVPMVHSVPELKVCPELAKKIGKEDEQRLLNDRKLALLVDLDQTIVHTTNDNIPSNIKDVYHYQLYGPNSPWYHTRLRPNTKHFLSEMSRLYELHICTFGARNYAHTVAALLDKDGTLFSHRILSRDECFDPASKTANLKALFPCGDDLVCIIDDREDVWQGCGNLVQVKPYHFFRHTGDIHAPPGLEKSDVSVLPELQNTNELCIDDNLSETDKNGASVLSDEGNAIDNNQRKEIEETIEDKENEHEFIEKNDKSAKDNTKSDTNLNLDSNNENKDENKASEESKENLTLSESVQDIKTVNKNPDENNIIDEDDDDYLLYLEDILRRIHTEFYATIEKEGGRKSLRDIIPRVRAQVLKGVYLTFSGLIPTHQKLHQSRAYKVARAFGAEVAQDLSDKTTHLVAIRPGTAKANAAKKNRNIKIVNPDWLWTCAERWEHVDERLFPLTTKARASRIPPPHCSSPERIEEPEKNIENSFADSINPLMSFTPEEIEIMDKEVEEDMDDQELDAPVFDTEDIDDEQECDKKYCYKDSDSDDSINRSNTNEPIRKKKKLCNESSDDDSLSDKDDTLNNDDDDSVTRFRRGECLPDDLDLGDNSQDSIDDLEIMDNEDEREWNEMGAALEREFLSE; encoded by the exons atgGGGACAATAGAGATAACGTTTCCGTTTGGTGGACAATcaggaaaattattaaaatggaGAGTTCGGATGGATACTATGGTTTCAGCGGGTAGAGTGCTGTTTTTGTATCAGAATGTTATTCCAGGAACAGAAGATAGTAAAGGTCCTGAGAAGAAATTTCGGGCCACGCGACTCGGTCgtgttacaaaaattttagcGAAAGAAGGGGATGTTGTTCAACCTGG GCAAGTAGTAATGACATTAGAAGGATGTAGACATCCTACCGTAATGAAAGACTTGTGTGCAGAATGTGGCGTGGATTTAAGAGTTGAAAGGATTggtaaagaaaatgaaagtacaaaaatatcacAAGCTAGTGTACCAATGGTACATAGTGTGCCAGAACTGAAAGTATGCCCAGAATTGGctaaaaaaattggaaaggaAGATGAGCAACGTCTTTTGAATGATCGCAAGTTAGCATTACTTGTGGATCTTGATCAAACAATTGTTCATACAACAAATGATAATATTCCCTCTAATATAAAG GATGTTTATCATTATCAACTTTACGGACCAAATTCCCCGTGGTATCACACTCGCTTAAGGCCTAATACCAAACACTTTCTTTCTGAAATGAGTCGTTTATATGAAttacacatatgtacattTGGAGCAAGAAACTACGCACATACTGTAGCAGCGCTATTGGATAAAGATGgaactttattttctcataGAATACTTTCAAGGGATGAATGTTTTGACCCTGCATCAAAAACAGCTAATCTTAA GGCTTTATTTCCTTGTGGAGATGATCTGGTATGCATTATAGATGATAGAGAAGACGTATGGCAAGGATGTGGGAATTTAGTTCAAGTTAAGCCTTATCACTTCTTTCGTCATACTGGTGACATACATGCACCACCAGGACTAGAAAAAAGTGATGTATCTGTTTTACCTGAATTGCAAAATACAAATGAACTTTGTATTGATGACAATCTAAGTGAAACAGATAAAAATGGTGCATCTGTATTGTCAGATGAAGGGAATGCGATTGATAATAAtcaaagaaaggaaattgaGGAAACAatcgaagataaagaaaatgaacacgaatttatagaaaagaatGATAAAAGTGCCAAAGATAATACCAAGAGCGACACTAATTTAAATCTTGATTccaataatgaaaataaagatgagAACAAAGCATCAGAGGAgtcaaaagaaaatttaacacTATCTGAATCAGTACAAGATATAaaaactgtaaataaaaatcctgatgaaaataatattatagatgAAGATGACGAtgactatttattatatcttgaAGATATTCTTCGTAGGATTCATACTGAATTTTATGCTACTATAGAAAAAGAAGGTGGACGGAAGTCATTAAGAGACATTATTCCACGAGTGCGGGCTCAAGTATTAAAAGGAGTATACTTAACTTTTAGTGGATTAATACCTACTCATCAAAAACTTCATCAAAGTCGAGCTTATAAAGTCGCCAGAGCATTTGGAGCAGAAGTGGCACAG GATTTGTCAGATAAAACTACTCACTTGGTAGCTATTAGACCTGGAACTGCAAAGGCTAATGCAGCAAAAAAGAaccgaaatataaaaattgtaaaccCAGATTGGCTTTGGACTTGTGCAGAACGCTGGGAACATGTTGATGAGCGTTTATTTCCACTTACTACAAAG GCACGTGCTTCTAGAATACCGCCTCCACATTGCAGTAGTCCTGAACGTATAGAAGAAccagaaaaaaatatagaaaacagTTTTGCTGATAGTATTAATCCATTAATGTCATTCACACCAgaggaaatagaaattatggATAAAGAAGTTGAAGAAGATATGGATGATCAAGAATTAGATGCACCTGTCTTTGATACAGAGGATATAGATGATGAACAAGAatgtgataaaaaatattgttataaggATTCAGATTCTGATGACTCTATAAACC GAAGTAATACAAATGAAccaataagaaagaaaaagaagctttGTAATGAAAGTTCAGATGATGATAGCTTAAGTGACAAAGATGATACTTTAAACAATGACGATGATGACTCTGTAACGCGTTTTAGAAGAGGAGAATGTTTACCTGATGACTTAGATTTAGGTGATAATTCTCAAGATTCAATCGATGATCTGGAAATAATGGATAATGAAGATGAACGAGAATGGAATGAAATGGGAGCTGCACTTGAAAGGGAATTTCTTTCTGAATGa
- the LOC122569995 gene encoding RNA polymerase II subunit A C-terminal domain phosphatase isoform X2: MTLEGCRHPTVMKDLCAECGVDLRVERIGKENESTKISQASVPMVHSVPELKVCPELAKKIGKEDEQRLLNDRKLALLVDLDQTIVHTTNDNIPSNIKDVYHYQLYGPNSPWYHTRLRPNTKHFLSEMSRLYELHICTFGARNYAHTVAALLDKDGTLFSHRILSRDECFDPASKTANLKALFPCGDDLVCIIDDREDVWQGCGNLVQVKPYHFFRHTGDIHAPPGLEKSDVSVLPELQNTNELCIDDNLSETDKNGASVLSDEGNAIDNNQRKEIEETIEDKENEHEFIEKNDKSAKDNTKSDTNLNLDSNNENKDENKASEESKENLTLSESVQDIKTVNKNPDENNIIDEDDDDYLLYLEDILRRIHTEFYATIEKEGGRKSLRDIIPRVRAQVLKGVYLTFSGLIPTHQKLHQSRAYKVARAFGAEVAQDLSDKTTHLVAIRPGTAKANAAKKNRNIKIVNPDWLWTCAERWEHVDERLFPLTTKARASRIPPPHCSSPERIEEPEKNIENSFADSINPLMSFTPEEIEIMDKEVEEDMDDQELDAPVFDTEDIDDEQECDKKYCYKDSDSDDSINRSNTNEPIRKKKKLCNESSDDDSLSDKDDTLNNDDDDSVTRFRRGECLPDDLDLGDNSQDSIDDLEIMDNEDEREWNEMGAALEREFLSE, encoded by the exons ATGACATTAGAAGGATGTAGACATCCTACCGTAATGAAAGACTTGTGTGCAGAATGTGGCGTGGATTTAAGAGTTGAAAGGATTggtaaagaaaatgaaagtacaaaaatatcacAAGCTAGTGTACCAATGGTACATAGTGTGCCAGAACTGAAAGTATGCCCAGAATTGGctaaaaaaattggaaaggaAGATGAGCAACGTCTTTTGAATGATCGCAAGTTAGCATTACTTGTGGATCTTGATCAAACAATTGTTCATACAACAAATGATAATATTCCCTCTAATATAAAG GATGTTTATCATTATCAACTTTACGGACCAAATTCCCCGTGGTATCACACTCGCTTAAGGCCTAATACCAAACACTTTCTTTCTGAAATGAGTCGTTTATATGAAttacacatatgtacattTGGAGCAAGAAACTACGCACATACTGTAGCAGCGCTATTGGATAAAGATGgaactttattttctcataGAATACTTTCAAGGGATGAATGTTTTGACCCTGCATCAAAAACAGCTAATCTTAA GGCTTTATTTCCTTGTGGAGATGATCTGGTATGCATTATAGATGATAGAGAAGACGTATGGCAAGGATGTGGGAATTTAGTTCAAGTTAAGCCTTATCACTTCTTTCGTCATACTGGTGACATACATGCACCACCAGGACTAGAAAAAAGTGATGTATCTGTTTTACCTGAATTGCAAAATACAAATGAACTTTGTATTGATGACAATCTAAGTGAAACAGATAAAAATGGTGCATCTGTATTGTCAGATGAAGGGAATGCGATTGATAATAAtcaaagaaaggaaattgaGGAAACAatcgaagataaagaaaatgaacacgaatttatagaaaagaatGATAAAAGTGCCAAAGATAATACCAAGAGCGACACTAATTTAAATCTTGATTccaataatgaaaataaagatgagAACAAAGCATCAGAGGAgtcaaaagaaaatttaacacTATCTGAATCAGTACAAGATATAaaaactgtaaataaaaatcctgatgaaaataatattatagatgAAGATGACGAtgactatttattatatcttgaAGATATTCTTCGTAGGATTCATACTGAATTTTATGCTACTATAGAAAAAGAAGGTGGACGGAAGTCATTAAGAGACATTATTCCACGAGTGCGGGCTCAAGTATTAAAAGGAGTATACTTAACTTTTAGTGGATTAATACCTACTCATCAAAAACTTCATCAAAGTCGAGCTTATAAAGTCGCCAGAGCATTTGGAGCAGAAGTGGCACAG GATTTGTCAGATAAAACTACTCACTTGGTAGCTATTAGACCTGGAACTGCAAAGGCTAATGCAGCAAAAAAGAaccgaaatataaaaattgtaaaccCAGATTGGCTTTGGACTTGTGCAGAACGCTGGGAACATGTTGATGAGCGTTTATTTCCACTTACTACAAAG GCACGTGCTTCTAGAATACCGCCTCCACATTGCAGTAGTCCTGAACGTATAGAAGAAccagaaaaaaatatagaaaacagTTTTGCTGATAGTATTAATCCATTAATGTCATTCACACCAgaggaaatagaaattatggATAAAGAAGTTGAAGAAGATATGGATGATCAAGAATTAGATGCACCTGTCTTTGATACAGAGGATATAGATGATGAACAAGAatgtgataaaaaatattgttataaggATTCAGATTCTGATGACTCTATAAACC GAAGTAATACAAATGAAccaataagaaagaaaaagaagctttGTAATGAAAGTTCAGATGATGATAGCTTAAGTGACAAAGATGATACTTTAAACAATGACGATGATGACTCTGTAACGCGTTTTAGAAGAGGAGAATGTTTACCTGATGACTTAGATTTAGGTGATAATTCTCAAGATTCAATCGATGATCTGGAAATAATGGATAATGAAGATGAACGAGAATGGAATGAAATGGGAGCTGCACTTGAAAGGGAATTTCTTTCTGAATGa
- the LOC122570046 gene encoding 28S ribosomal protein S17, mitochondrial isoform X2 — protein MNKPFRRAKDTNIAIVTIIVMAGNIIKKQGLTYLLGVCVPSAKQNAAKIRVKLPDFDTHLLMYFNKYEFIYADDPEKRCKTGDTVLIQSLPKKLTRLITHKVVDVIYPLGDITDPITGKKVVAGKYRENIEKDAELYGNLESMYKYEKAPKRGITEGKRDFTAKKTYMKYSDDPKDYDPYAVNPS, from the exons ATGAACAAGCCGTTCCGAAGAGCCAAAG ATACAAATATCGCAATAGTAACTATCATAGTCATGGCAGggaatatcataaaaaaacaAGGATTAACTTATTTATTAGGTGTATGTGTACCTAGTGCTAAACAAAATGCTGCTAAAATACGAGTAAAACTACCAGACTTCGACACACATCTGTTAATG tattttaacaaatatgaatttatttatgccGATGATCCCGAAAAGCGTTGTAAGACAGGTGATACAGTTTTAATACAAAGTTTACCAAAAAAATTAACTCGCCTTATCACTCATAAA GTTGTTGATGTCATTTATCCACTAGGTGATATTACAGATCCTATTACTGGTAAAAAGGTTGTTGCAGGAAAATATAG ggaaaatattgaaaaggaTGCTGAACTTTATGGAAATTTAGAatctatgtataaatatgaaaaagcaCCAAAGAGAGGAATCACAGAAGGCAAACGAGATTTTACAGCCAAGAAAacttatatgaaatatagcGATGATCCAAAAGATTATGACCCATACGCAGTGAATCCATCGTAA
- the LOC122570046 gene encoding 28S ribosomal protein S17, mitochondrial isoform X5: MAGNIIKKQGLTYLLGVCVPSAKQNAAKIRVKLPDFDTHLLMYFNKYEFIYADDPEKRCKTGDTVLIQSLPKKLTRLITHKVVDVIYPLGDITDPITGKKVVAGKYRENIEKDAELYGNLESMYKYEKAPKRGITEGKRDFTAKKTYMKYSDDPKDYDPYAVNPS; this comes from the exons ATGGCAGggaatatcataaaaaaacaAGGATTAACTTATTTATTAGGTGTATGTGTACCTAGTGCTAAACAAAATGCTGCTAAAATACGAGTAAAACTACCAGACTTCGACACACATCTGTTAATG tattttaacaaatatgaatttatttatgccGATGATCCCGAAAAGCGTTGTAAGACAGGTGATACAGTTTTAATACAAAGTTTACCAAAAAAATTAACTCGCCTTATCACTCATAAA GTTGTTGATGTCATTTATCCACTAGGTGATATTACAGATCCTATTACTGGTAAAAAGGTTGTTGCAGGAAAATATAG ggaaaatattgaaaaggaTGCTGAACTTTATGGAAATTTAGAatctatgtataaatatgaaaaagcaCCAAAGAGAGGAATCACAGAAGGCAAACGAGATTTTACAGCCAAGAAAacttatatgaaatatagcGATGATCCAAAAGATTATGACCCATACGCAGTGAATCCATCGTAA